The genomic region agcactGACTTATCaagattaaaaaacaaatttatgtAATTCTTATATAATTCATATAATTGAACTGCTTAGCAAATATGAGTAAAACTTACTTATATATTTTGCCCTTTTACCCAAACAGGTTTTTAACAGCAACCGGTCGGACTAGCTATAAACACACAATCTGGCTGTTTAGTTACAGCGCTCCCTGCTGCCCCGCTGCTTTTACATGATGTAGGGAGAAAAGACGACAAATACAACAAGCACATACCGTACCAGACACGTTTAATAAAGATTCTGTACTAGAAAATGCTCCATTACGCACTCACCAGTTACACACGAAatcaaaaatatgaatttaaaaaggaaggaaaacaggGCATTCAGGTTTGCGTTCTTCATACTAGCGtcacaaatgtttaattaaagcGACTGTACTGCTGAAGATGCATTAAAACTTAAATCACGCACACATTAGTCAGCTTTGCCCAAAAACAATAATCCAATGTCTTCACACGCTagaggaaaataataaatgtaaaaagttgtaAGACATGGTACAAGCCCTGAACATCATTGTCACTTCGGTGAACTACGAGCGACGACAGGCCAGTCTCTCGACGTGACTCAACCTGTCATTTTCTCACCTCCAAATCTCGCGTTACGAGACTTCGATCCGCACACGCGCAGACCGTAATATTTCTACCAGCCATGGCGGTACTGTTCATGATTCATTCGTTTTGGAACAGTTTTTGAACAGTTATAATTAGCTACCTGCGATGTCGTGCAAATATCATCACAGTGCACTCGCCATGTGTTGTTGAAAGAGAGTACCAGGTTACTTGGCTAGGTATTGAAGGCGATGTATCTCTTGTGTACAATCGGAGCTTCCCTGATttgctttttacttttaaaatggaTGAAAAGGAGACGACTGTGCATGGATATCAAAAGACTGGACGGAAaaacagttcttattacaggtAGAGTATTCCTACCAACTATTCCCCCGTTCGCTATATGTCGACATTGTCAACGACtgtgcttgtcccgagcggggtcgcgcgGCGAGggggaacctaacccggcaacacatagCGGGCCcgaggccgaggggggaggggcacaccctggacgggacgccagtccatcgctaggcacccatgcaggactcgaactccagacccccccacacccccgaCCGGCCGACCCGCCGCACCAGCAAGCCCTAGGCTAAggcaatatttaatttatagcTACATATTAGGAaaacgttgtgtgtgtgttcttcctcACTGGGTATTTACTtattatggaaaacaaaaactgagagcaattattttccatttcagtgaTGTTATTGTCAGAAAGGAAGTTAATTAGGCTGATCTCAATCCTTAATGATGAAATCATTAATAAAAGTACTTTCCAGTTGAGACTTTTACTGTATatccattatttaaaattttgtaggaaggtaatcaggattcatctgtcctgcattttatgcacctactggagTGATGAACAtgggtgcatcaagtggaaagtaataatctaggtttatttaagaatcacatgtctgcagccatatctctttctcttaatgtaatgcacaaattgtattttcgctgagatgtacgtcgctttgaagaaaagcgtctgctaaatgaataaatgtacgtgTAAATATTTTCACCTAGGGAGGTAGCAAGTTGGTGTCCATGTAAGAATTTCATGAATAAAGATGATGGGAAACCAGCAGCCAACCTGCATCACATTcccatcttaaaaaaaaaaaaaaaaacaaaacactgtattGCCATCTTCTCTTAACAGGAGGAAATTCAGGAGTTGGCAAAGAAACTGCCGTAGCCTTGGCCATGCGAGGCGCACGGGTCATAATCGGTTGTCGGGATCCCGAGAGAGCTGAAAAGGCCGTGCAGGAAATCAAGATGAGGAGTCATAACCTGAATGTTCTCCATATGCATCTGGATTTGTCTAACCTGAGGTCCATACGAGACTTCTGTCACAAGTTTTTAGAAAAGGAACAGAGGTTGGACATCTTGGTTAACAATGCAGGTAACATGACTCTTGTGTAACCAGTTcattgtttttcaattttcatGCCATCAAGTTCCTGTCATTATAACATTATAACTTtattagctgatgtctttgtgaAAGGTGGCTTGCAGTGTTACACAATCAACttgatttttactgtttcagtttagtgcaagtgccttgatcaagggcattgACAGTAGATGAGGGATTGGAATTGGGAACCTTCAGACTGGAAGTTAACCCTGACCGATGCACTGCCTCGTTGTTAAAACtgtcagtttaaaaatgtacacatggCAGAAGTATATGTATTCCTGTTATATTTCACGCCATATGCTTTACTCATTTCTCTCAGGGATGCCCAGTGTCCTGGACTGGACAGATGACAGTTTCAGCATGTGCTTTGGAGTGAACCACCTGGGTCACTTCCTGCTGACTAACCTTCTGCTTGGCCTTCTGAAAGAGAGTACTCCTAGCAGGGTCATCACTCTGACGTGCTCTGTCTACAAGTTCCAGAAGCTCGACTTCCAGGACCTAAACTACAACCTTTTCCCCTTCTTTACCTACTGCCGCAGCAAACTGGCCAACATTTATTTTACCCAGGAACTTGCACGGATGATGGAGGGGAAAGGAGTGACTGCCTACTCTGTGCATCCAGGTACTATTCCAAAACATCCGTGAATGAAATTTTACAAGCCTTCATCAAATCTCAAATGAAAcgtttttaatatacatttatgCCTTTTATAAGGGGTTCCTATGCAACGGAATATATAcccctttttcatacaacagatTTACTGTTCAGTACAGTGGCActttatacatattatatagtCATTTTACTTCCGCGGGGGGGTGTTCTGTTGTGTACAGTGGCGTTGCTCCTTGTATTGCACATTTTGCGACAAAGATACACACCCATTTTGGATAACCCAAAAAGTTTTGTCCCTCACTGGTGTTACTCTGGGTGATTTCTGGCTAAATCTGGTGAATTTACTTCTTAATCATCCTGGAAAGAATGGTTGCTAGCGCAAATAAAGCCTCACTTTACTGATCAAATGAAATTCCTCTAGTGTCAAACATTTTGTAACGCTACACAGCACCTATAACGGCATAGTGTCTGTAGGCTTTGGAGCGAAAGAAGTACTGAGTGatcttaaaaatataaaatgaatcaTTAAAAGATAAGttggaaattatatttttcatctgagaacaagtaattttttttcatattagaaataatgataatttggCCCCCCTTCACCTGACATGGGGAATTTCTTGGAACAAGTTAGCAATATTATATCCGGGATGgatgtactttattttttgattattattaaagGGGAAGTGAAGCCTTTTTTATATCCGAACTCTAACCTTACTTGGGCTGGCAAATCAAATTTATCCTTTATAACTTATAATCCCTTTGCTTCCCTCTGTTCCTCTAATTACGTTTtaggccatttttttttaatgcttaattTCAGTAACTCCATAAGATATGAAAAGATGACATGGAAAATCTGTCACTGCCGGAAGTGGATATTTTGACATCTTAAAGCAGTTGAAAATTTAATGGCAAGAGCTTTACCACTGTTAATGACAGTTGTTGTATGTATAGTTTTAATGGCGTTTAATCTATTTTAGAGTATTCATGAATAGTACAAAATACCTGAAAGTTCTGTTGATTGAGCTATAAAAAACTTTCTGAGGCATCACAGATGCTCAGGTTTAATGAAAGGGTGACCTTTGTGTTTCAATGAGTTAACAAGTCACTAGTTTTCTCTTGCCTCTTATTAAAGTGGAAATGAACAGTGGAGGTGGTTGTCTtctattaaattgacttgttttgGTCTTGTCCACAGCAGTCCTTTGTAAAATTTGGTTTGCTGTCTTCAGCACTTCTGACTGTAAagcccaaaaaagaaaatactctGTCTACTGGCTAATTGCTTGTAATTGAATCTGATTGTTGCAATATAAGTGAATTAAGTACTGTGAATATTCAAAAGATTCAGAATCCACGATTATGGAtcttgaatttgaatttttgatCTTGAGCTTGTATTTTTCAGATGCAGAATTGCAGTGAATTTGACAGCAGTCCTGTATTTCTCCTTTTGATGCTTAGTCAAACTGTCCACAGGCACTAACCTAGAAATTAGTAGGACTCTTTATTTACCAATATCCTCTCATAACTGTATTTGATGCAAATCCCTGTAACATCACTAAATCAGCTTCTCAGTCTCAGTGATCCAAGAAGCACATTTATCAGTTGATATAGTTTTTGGTAACTAGCAATGGTCTGTTTTACATTCAGGTTTCTTCTAACCCTAAAATTATTAACATGGGATATCCTTTACAGCCTGTTTTCGcaactgatgcatttgtaattgTAATAAGACTTTTGTAAAAACATGACTGAGTAAGAGCAAGATAGATATGTACTTTTTTAACCTTTACGTTTGTTAAATGTATACGTTTGGGACGGACACAATGGTGTGGCagatagtgctgctgtctcacgctGCGAGAGAATGCAGAACacgtttgattcccactcagtctgttgttctcatgtttgtgtgggttttctccaagtATTCCcattccctcccacagtccaaagacatgtgtttggTGCTGTTGCAGTGGCAGCCTGAGTCAGTTTCCCTACGGTGTGTGATTTGAAACTTCTAAACAT from Scleropages formosus chromosome 12, fSclFor1.1, whole genome shotgun sequence harbors:
- the LOC108925676 gene encoding retinol dehydrogenase 14 gives rise to the protein MYLLCTIGASLICFLLLKWMKRRRLCMDIKRLDGKTVLITGGNSGVGKETAVALAMRGARVIIGCRDPERAEKAVQEIKMRSHNLNVLHMHLDLSNLRSIRDFCHKFLEKEQRLDILVNNAGMPSVLDWTDDSFSMCFGVNHLGHFLLTNLLLGLLKESTPSRVITLTCSVYKFQKLDFQDLNYNLFPFFTYCRSKLANIYFTQELARMMEGKGVTAYSVHPGYVQSNWTCHYSILFRMLMQVVMFMFFVPCEVGAQTVIHCAVADEVTQHSGGYFSDCRHIALQSISKDPGVAKKLWEASERLVGLA